The DNA segment AAATCCGTGAACAGATAAGCGACCTGTTTGAGCTTTACGAGTAATAATTGTGTTAAAAACTAATTCAGGGTAGTCCTCTGCAATCAATTCATTAAATGCTTTAGCATCTGATCGACGGACATCATTCATAGTTCGCAATATTCCTAGTACACTAGTATTCCTGTTTCCAATTTGATTCGCTGCATCAACTGAGTCCATGAAATTAGGTATTGCTGAATAACACCAGTTAGAGCACTCATACATAACTACAACATACTCAGAAGCACATAGTGCATTTGTTGTTTGCTCAGATAATGATGGAGCTGTATCTACAACTATAAAATCATAGTGATCTCTTACCTCGTCAAGAAGTTTATCTAAGATTAGACTAGGGTTCCCCTTGTAAGGTTGACTTTCCCCTAAATAAGTTTGTCCAGTATAAATCCATCTAGGAAATGTGGCCAAGAAATTATTCGCTGGCAATATATCTAGGTTGTCATTTACTTCAAATATAAAATTAGACGTTGTATTTTTTTGCATAGCTTCAAGTATAGATCTACCCACAAATTCATTCGATGGGATTTGTGTTAGTAGCTCAGTTAAGTTACCTTGCGAGTCCATATCTATTGCTAAAACTTTAAAATCTTTGCTTAACAAATGTGCTAGAATCCCCGTTGTTGTTGACTTCCCAGATCCACCTTTTTGTATACCCATCGTTATTGTTACAGCCATTTCCTCACCTCCAATTTATCGAATAAACGTTGTTTTAAATATTCTAATATTCAATTCTTCGCTTCTTCTTTTATTTATTCGCTATTAATTTTATATTTCCTTCTAGAATATTAGCTATATTTCACAGGAACTTTTTTTATCTTTCTTTCTTTGGCAGCAAGATAACGAGTATATCCATCTTCAAGAGATTTTGTTTCTTTATTTATTACAATCGGCTCATCTATTGTTCCATGTTTATCTATATAGTCAAACCTTTCTAATAATTTTCGTTCTTGTGGGTTACTGTTTCGAAAAGAATCTGAAATAGTAATTTCGCTTAAAACACAAAAACCTTGAGTTTCTTTTGGAACATCGATATGTTTACCTTTATGTGGCTCTACTATATGAATCTCTGTACATATTACACCTATTTCCCCAGGACACAAGTCCATAGGTATGTTTAAAGTAGGTTCGCCTTCAATAAACAAATTGTGATTACGAAACTCCTCTTTATCAATCATTAGTTTTTTCAATTGTTCTTTATTTATGAAAACCGTGTATTCAATACATTCACTTACAGGCAAAGAACTAGGGGAAAAAGGAGCCCCACAATCTTGTATATCAAAAGCATAT comes from the Cytobacillus sp. IB215665 genome and includes:
- a CDS encoding ParA family protein, which produces MAVTITMGIQKGGSGKSTTTGILAHLLSKDFKVLAIDMDSQGNLTELLTQIPSNEFVGRSILEAMQKNTTSNFIFEVNDNLDILPANNFLATFPRWIYTGQTYLGESQPYKGNPSLILDKLLDEVRDHYDFIVVDTAPSLSEQTTNALCASEYVVVMYECSNWCYSAIPNFMDSVDAANQIGNRNTSVLGILRTMNDVRRSDAKAFNELIAEDYPELVFNTIITRKAQTGRLSVHGFEDNKELSQALIQYQEFYKELIERVKNR
- a CDS encoding plasmid stabilization protein, yielding MPHRITLSAKATSELRKIKKNSYAFDIQDCGAPFSPSSLPVSECIEYTVFINKEQLKKLMIDKEEFRNHNLFIEGEPTLNIPMDLCPGEIGVICTEIHIVEPHKGKHIDVPKETQGFCVLSEITISDSFRNSNPQERKLLERFDYIDKHGTIDEPIVINKETKSLEDGYTRYLAAKERKIKKVPVKYS